CCGCAGGGCATGCCGTCGCGGTTCCAGCCGCCGCAGCTCTCGCAGCGCCAGTAGCTCTGCTGGGTGCAGAAGTCGCAGATCGTCGATCCGCGAACGGTCCGAATGACCTCGAAGTTCGGGACCACCGCGTGGCAGCGGTCGCAGGCCACGCAGTTCGCGCATGCCCGGCCGAGCGGGCTCGGATCTCCGCAGCAGGGGCATCGCGGGATATCGGCTGCGATCTGCGATGCGGGTGCCGTGGGCGGCTCGGTGGGGGCCGCGGCGTCGCGGGTGAGGCCGCGGTCGTGGTGGACGGATGGCATGTGTGCCGTACCTCCGGAATTTACGAGCGCAAGGGAGGTGCGGCGCCTGCCGGCGCGCACCTCACATCGCGCCCGGTTGGGCGAGTGAAATGGGCTGGCAGGAACTGCGGGTGGTGCAGGTGGTGCTGGCTTCGGCGCCGTTGGCCCGTGGGCGACTACTGCGTCCGGCGCCAGGGCCCCGGGGGCTCTCCAACGCCTGGCGCGACGCCGCACGAGGGCTGCGCCGGGGGTGCGCGCGTGAGGCCGTCTTCGGCCGTCGGCTAGCGCTCGGAGTGGTTAGTCGGTGGCCAGTCGGCGACCGGAGCGCTGGTCACGGAATCGGGTGGCGGGACGGACGCCGGTCGGGCTGGGCAGTCCGTCGCGGTCGGGGTAGTAGAACTGAATGCGGTGGGGACCTCGTTTGGCGGCGAACATCGCCCGGTCGGCTTGCCCGAGGGCAGCGAAGGGGTCGCCGCCGCGGGTTCGGCTGAGGCCGATGCTCACGCGCAGTGGCTCGGGTCCATGGCCGATCGTCGCCGGGCGGTCGAACGCCGCGTCGAGTGCATCGGCCACGAGGCTCGAGTCGCAGGTGGTGGCGAGGAGGAACTCGTCACCGCCGAGCCGGGCGACCAGGCCACCGGGGACGGTTTCGGTCAGCCGCTCGGCGATCGCGGCGAGGTAGGCGTCGCCGCCTCGGTGGGTGTAGATGTCGTTGTAGCCGTGCAGGTCGTTGACGTCGATGACCGCGATCGTGAAGTCCGCACCTGTCATGTCGGTGAGGTACTGCTCGGCGACGCGGCGGACGGGTAGGCCGGTGACCGGGTCGGTGTAGGCCTGGTGGAGCTCGTCCTCCAGCGCGGCCAGCCGCTCGGTGGCGGCGGTCAGCTGCTCGGTGGCGTCGGTCAGCCGCGCGTGGAACCAGAGCAGCACCACGGTGCCGCCGCTGAATGCTGCGGCGGCGAGCGCCGCGGCGGGTACGGCCCAGCCGCAGGCGAGAAGGGCCAGTACGGCCGCGACGACTGCGAGTGCGGCGAGCAGCAGGGCGGCGCGGCGCCGCGCCGCGATCCTGCGGGAGGAAGTCATGGGATCTCCTTCCAGAGACGTGCCAGGGACGAACACGCGGAGAGGCGGGCGAACCGGGGAGTGGTTCGTCCGCGTCGCGTGCGGTGCGGGGAA
The sequence above is drawn from the Cryptosporangium minutisporangium genome and encodes:
- a CDS encoding GGDEF domain-containing protein produces the protein MTSSRRIAARRRAALLLAALAVVAAVLALLACGWAVPAAALAAAAFSGGTVVLLWFHARLTDATEQLTAATERLAALEDELHQAYTDPVTGLPVRRVAEQYLTDMTGADFTIAVIDVNDLHGYNDIYTHRGGDAYLAAIAERLTETVPGGLVARLGGDEFLLATTCDSSLVADALDAAFDRPATIGHGPEPLRVSIGLSRTRGGDPFAALGQADRAMFAAKRGPHRIQFYYPDRDGLPSPTGVRPATRFRDQRSGRRLATD